A section of the Enterococcus montenegrensis genome encodes:
- a CDS encoding ABC transporter permease, producing MNFFKRAYQSLWAKKGRSVLLIAVFSAILIFVLAGLTIKSAAEVASENAKKSIGATVTLTTNRAAMFQKSEEDESSETSTRPDPASFNLTPVNLADAKKIAALSQVKSYSFEVSTSAAKSTGITPISSEADQAENTSSTQNSENENMKNPGGQMPANMGQMDQGDFQITGVLASDSYSTFAAGTAKITSGTALSEKDEGSNNVLIESSLASANDLTVGDTFKIKNSEDKDVTVKVKGIYETSDSGTSMGMRFNFMNPANTIFSSYTLANSLKGSTSADTIDSAVYNLADPKEMTKFVKKANQLIDTDTYSLQTNDQMYQQMLQPLNNVSDFAKNIIVLVVVAGVIILTLIVMLTIRERRYEIGVLLSLGESRFKVILQFFSEIFVCMIFALVIATFSGNLVGNAVGNQLLQQQNQTTVTNNQASRTNDQGNPPSEQNGGPAGGKLGEFGARGGGFGSVMQTSEEVKELKISVSPTEIASLAAMGLAISLLAILLASVGILRLNPKKILVS from the coding sequence ATGAATTTTTTTAAACGAGCTTACCAAAGTCTTTGGGCTAAAAAGGGGCGAAGTGTGTTATTAATCGCCGTTTTTTCAGCAATTTTGATTTTTGTTTTAGCTGGGTTAACAATTAAAAGTGCAGCTGAAGTTGCCAGTGAAAACGCCAAAAAAAGTATTGGTGCAACAGTCACACTCACCACTAATCGCGCGGCGATGTTTCAAAAAAGTGAAGAAGATGAGAGTAGCGAGACGTCAACTCGTCCTGACCCAGCCAGCTTTAATTTGACACCAGTAAATTTAGCGGATGCAAAAAAGATTGCCGCCCTTTCACAGGTGAAATCTTATTCTTTTGAAGTTAGCACCTCAGCGGCTAAAAGTACGGGGATTACGCCAATTTCAAGTGAAGCTGATCAAGCAGAGAATACAAGTAGTACGCAAAATTCAGAAAATGAAAATATGAAAAATCCCGGTGGACAAATGCCGGCAAACATGGGGCAGATGGATCAAGGAGACTTTCAAATTACAGGTGTTTTGGCGAGTGATTCTTACAGTACATTTGCAGCAGGTACTGCCAAAATTACGTCAGGTACTGCATTGTCTGAAAAAGATGAAGGCAGTAACAATGTCTTAATTGAATCTTCCTTAGCTAGTGCCAATGATTTAACTGTTGGGGATACCTTTAAAATTAAAAATAGTGAAGATAAAGATGTAACTGTCAAAGTAAAAGGTATTTATGAAACCAGTGATAGTGGTACGAGTATGGGGATGCGTTTTAATTTTATGAATCCTGCCAATACGATTTTTTCTTCTTATACTTTAGCCAATAGTTTAAAAGGCAGCACTAGTGCAGATACAATCGATTCGGCCGTTTACAATTTGGCTGACCCTAAAGAAATGACGAAATTTGTCAAAAAAGCGAATCAATTGATCGATACAGATACCTATAGCTTACAAACAAACGACCAAATGTATCAACAAATGCTACAACCTTTGAACAATGTTTCAGATTTTGCAAAAAATATAATAGTGCTAGTAGTTGTGGCAGGTGTCATTATTCTAACTTTAATTGTTATGTTAACGATACGCGAACGACGTTATGAAATTGGTGTTTTACTATCTTTAGGAGAATCGCGCTTTAAAGTGATTTTGCAATTCTTTAGTGAAATTTTTGTCTGCATGATCTTTGCTTTGGTGATTGCAACATTTAGTGGGAATTTAGTTGGTAATGCAGTTGGAAATCAATTGTTGCAACAGCAAAATCAAACAACTGTCACAAATAATCAAGCATCAAGAACAAATGATCAAGGCAATCCACCCTCTGAGCAAAATGGTGGACCAGCTGGTGGTAAACTGGGCGAATTTGGCGCTAGAGGCGGTGGTTTTGGTAGTGTGATGCAAACTAGTGAAGAGGTTAAAGAATTGAAAATCAGTGTTTCTCCAACTGAAATTGCAAGTTT
- a CDS encoding response regulator transcription factor, which yields MLKLLIVEDEHTLSDNIKEIIQPLGEVTQAFDGEIGLFEAQSNIYDLILLDLMLPEINGYELLAQLRRQNIQTPVLILTAKDGIDDKVTGFQKGADDYLTKPFYREELLLRVKALLKRSLGLYEENLLHYGPITCNLQSNQVIFKDETLAIQGKEFELLVYFIQNKGVILTKEQIFDRIWGFDSDTTLTVVEVYMSHLRKHLKKTGVADDFKTLRNVGYLLQE from the coding sequence ATGTTGAAGTTACTTATAGTCGAAGATGAACACACATTATCAGATAATATCAAAGAAATTATTCAACCCTTAGGTGAAGTAACACAAGCTTTTGATGGGGAGATTGGCTTATTTGAAGCCCAAAGTAATATTTACGATTTAATTTTATTAGACTTAATGTTGCCAGAAATTAACGGTTACGAATTATTGGCGCAATTGCGCCGTCAAAACATTCAAACGCCCGTTTTGATTTTAACGGCAAAAGACGGCATTGATGATAAAGTTACCGGCTTTCAAAAAGGAGCAGATGATTATTTGACAAAGCCTTTTTACCGCGAAGAATTATTGTTACGGGTAAAAGCATTACTTAAGCGCTCCCTTGGCTTGTACGAAGAAAATCTACTGCATTATGGGCCCATTACCTGCAATTTACAAAGTAACCAAGTTATTTTTAAAGACGAAACTTTAGCCATTCAAGGCAAGGAATTCGAGCTGCTCGTTTATTTCATTCAAAATAAAGGCGTCATTTTAACTAAAGAACAGATTTTCGACCGCATTTGGGGCTTTGATTCCGACACGACATTAACAGTTGTGGAAGTTTATATGAGCCATTTACGCAAACATCTTAAAAAAACCGGCGTAGCCGATGATTTCAAGACGTTGCGCAATGTCGGTTACCTGCTGCAGGAATAG
- a CDS encoding Gfo/Idh/MocA family protein, with translation MISYGIVSTASIVPRFVAGIRASKEGDVAAIASRELAKAQKVATKLQIKKAYGSYEELFSDEEIDIIYIATYNKGHYETAKQALEAGKPVLLEKPFTLSANEASELFELAAKKGLFLMEAQKAVFLPITLAVKKAIEAGKIGEVKLMRSLTSYPNIDHVKWFPSLEAGGGTLHGSGSYPLHYMHYITGENYQAVTGNAIMPKGRSDKQSDLSLKFGTAILANIFITTEFGTDNGMTIYGSQGRIEIPNFWKTQVATIFTKEGREDLQIPFTSEFAYEVDHVNECLKKGLLTSPIMTPELTIETVTLVENQYRKWLQAQ, from the coding sequence ATGATTTCATATGGAATTGTCAGTACCGCATCAATTGTACCTCGCTTTGTGGCAGGAATTCGTGCTAGTAAAGAAGGCGATGTAGCTGCGATTGCTTCACGAGAATTAGCCAAGGCACAAAAAGTAGCAACCAAGCTTCAGATTAAAAAAGCTTATGGTAGCTATGAGGAACTGTTTTCTGATGAAGAAATCGATATTATCTATATTGCAACTTATAATAAAGGACACTACGAAACCGCCAAGCAAGCCCTAGAAGCAGGAAAGCCAGTATTATTGGAGAAGCCTTTTACTTTATCTGCTAATGAAGCAAGTGAATTGTTTGAATTGGCTGCAAAAAAAGGTCTCTTTTTGATGGAAGCGCAAAAAGCTGTTTTTTTACCGATTACTTTAGCTGTGAAAAAAGCAATCGAAGCTGGAAAAATTGGAGAAGTTAAATTAATGCGCTCGCTAACGTCATATCCCAATATCGATCATGTGAAATGGTTTCCAAGTCTTGAAGCAGGAGGGGGAACGTTGCATGGTTCAGGCAGTTATCCGCTTCATTATATGCACTACATTACAGGGGAGAACTATCAAGCGGTGACCGGCAACGCGATCATGCCAAAGGGTCGTTCTGATAAGCAAAGCGACTTGAGTTTGAAATTTGGGACAGCTATTTTAGCTAATATTTTTATTACGACTGAATTTGGTACAGATAATGGAATGACAATTTATGGCAGTCAAGGTCGCATTGAAATTCCTAACTTTTGGAAAACGCAAGTCGCTACAATTTTTACCAAAGAAGGACGGGAAGATTTACAAATCCCTTTTACCAGTGAATTTGCTTATGAAGTCGATCACGTGAATGAATGTTTGAAAAAAGGCTTGTTAACAAGTCCAATTATGACACCGGAATTGACCATTGAAACTGTAACATTAGTGGAAAATCAATACCGAAAATGGTTACAAGCTCAATAA
- a CDS encoding sensor histidine kinase: MNKELSKKQRRQFFLLNAGAFALIFLLLGFIVLQLLQSSAYKQTDESLKNISQDERSVTMEITRLKEGNPFLMPKSDFAPMENRSSRFNSQMILWSAEGKILNQAALGGRFAELQDLTLTQNKLDSIERITVKNGQQQLHFRSITRKLATPKENVAYVQLLENTDQIDESLQTFKTVLIMCMILFWLLSLAVSYFISKKNMAPILLAWQKQQEFVENASHELRTPLTIIQNSLQKLFTTPNHTILEESKPIAQALNETRRLNSLTTDLLTIARSDANETTLTLNQLAPQPFLAQLIKPFQEIAQLDGKIFVLENYAATPVTVDEKRIHQLLVILLDNALKYTKTGDKITVLSQITHDDWLLEVRNTGATIHDEDKKQIFERFYREERSRNKNSGGFGLGLSIAWQIVKDHHGKISVHDLKPKGVIFRVKIPDKQ, translated from the coding sequence ATGAATAAAGAGCTATCCAAAAAGCAACGCCGGCAATTTTTTTTATTAAATGCTGGCGCATTTGCCCTTATTTTCTTGTTATTGGGTTTTATTGTTTTACAGTTATTGCAAAGTTCTGCTTATAAACAAACAGACGAATCTTTAAAAAATATCAGCCAAGATGAGCGCAGTGTCACCATGGAAATTACACGACTCAAAGAAGGCAATCCTTTTTTGATGCCAAAATCAGATTTTGCGCCAATGGAAAACCGGAGCAGTCGCTTTAATTCCCAAATGATCTTATGGAGTGCTGAGGGGAAAATTTTGAATCAAGCGGCGTTAGGTGGGCGCTTTGCTGAGCTGCAAGATTTAACTTTAACGCAAAATAAATTAGACAGTATCGAAAGGATTACTGTAAAAAACGGGCAGCAACAGCTACATTTCCGTTCAATTACGCGAAAATTAGCAACGCCAAAAGAAAATGTGGCCTATGTACAATTGTTGGAAAATACCGATCAAATCGACGAATCGCTGCAGACTTTCAAAACGGTATTGATTATGTGTATGATTTTATTTTGGCTGTTATCTTTAGCAGTCAGCTATTTTATTTCAAAGAAAAATATGGCGCCCATTCTGCTCGCCTGGCAAAAGCAGCAAGAATTCGTGGAAAATGCCTCCCACGAGTTACGGACACCATTAACAATTATTCAAAATAGTTTGCAAAAGTTGTTTACAACACCTAATCACACTATCTTAGAAGAGTCTAAACCTATTGCCCAAGCCCTCAACGAAACCAGACGCCTGAATTCTCTTACGACTGATTTACTAACTATTGCCAGAAGTGATGCAAACGAAACGACACTTACTTTAAATCAGCTAGCACCCCAGCCTTTTCTGGCACAATTAATAAAACCTTTCCAAGAGATTGCGCAATTAGATGGAAAAATTTTTGTATTAGAAAATTACGCCGCAACTCCAGTTACCGTTGATGAAAAAAGAATTCACCAACTTTTGGTTATTCTGTTAGATAATGCTTTAAAATATACAAAAACTGGCGATAAAATTACGGTGCTTTCTCAAATTACGCATGATGATTGGCTTTTGGAAGTCCGTAACACTGGCGCAACCATTCATGATGAAGACAAAAAACAAATTTTTGAACGCTTTTATCGCGAAGAACGTTCCCGCAACAAAAATAGCGGTGGTTTTGGTTTGGGACTTTCTATCGCTTGGCAAATTGTTAAAGATCACCACGGGAAAATTTCGGTGCATGATTTAAAACCAAAAGGTGTCATTTTTAGAGTTAAAATTCCCGATAAGCAATAA